One segment of Mycolicibacterium neworleansense DNA contains the following:
- a CDS encoding enoyl-CoA hydratase/isomerase family protein yields the protein MTEGQTPRPPDGDWLGTPYLRFDRQGPFGVVTLDRPDARNAMTPAMYFGIRYAVTHVEADPDLAGLLITGTGDVFAPGGDLGGGNGVDDWMSFGAALSMDVTPFETLRQSVKPVVSAVNGLCQGGGLQIAICSDMAVVSDRATFRVPELYRGIADTYYSQMLARLIGPVRTRDLMFTGRTLSAQEAVDWGMVARVVPHDQLLSAATEVLAQCCRTAPRARGVVKSSLDSYMGLYDRIGMKASYSGDEAMEGFRAFKARRSPEWVHPDLRAEGRL from the coding sequence ATGACAGAGGGACAGACTCCGCGCCCGCCCGACGGCGACTGGCTCGGCACGCCGTATCTCAGGTTCGACCGACAGGGCCCGTTCGGCGTGGTCACCCTGGATCGGCCGGACGCCCGTAACGCGATGACTCCGGCCATGTACTTCGGCATCCGGTACGCGGTCACCCATGTCGAGGCGGACCCGGACCTGGCCGGGCTGCTGATCACCGGGACCGGGGACGTCTTCGCCCCCGGTGGCGACCTCGGCGGCGGCAACGGCGTCGACGACTGGATGAGCTTCGGTGCGGCCCTGTCGATGGACGTCACCCCGTTCGAGACGCTGCGCCAGTCGGTCAAACCGGTGGTGAGCGCCGTCAACGGCCTGTGCCAGGGCGGCGGTCTGCAGATCGCGATCTGCAGCGACATGGCCGTGGTCAGCGACCGCGCCACGTTCCGGGTGCCCGAGTTGTACCGCGGCATCGCCGACACCTACTACAGCCAGATGCTGGCCCGCCTGATCGGCCCGGTCCGAACCCGCGACCTGATGTTCACCGGCCGCACCCTCAGCGCGCAGGAGGCCGTCGACTGGGGCATGGTGGCCCGGGTGGTGCCGCACGACCAATTGCTCTCCGCTGCAACAGAAGTGCTGGCCCAGTGCTGCCGGACCGCACCGCGCGCCCGCGGGGTGGTCAAGTCCAGCCTGGACAGCTACATGGGCCTTTACGACCGGATCGGCATGAAGGCCAGCTACAGCGGCGACGAGGCGATGGAGGGCTTCCGCGCGTTCAAGGCGCGGCGCTCACCCGAATGGGTCCATCCGGACCTGCGGGCCGAGGGCCGGCTCTAG
- a CDS encoding AAA family ATPase, with protein sequence MSVPARPAPLFADIDDVARRLAETGYLPDTATATAVFLADRLGKPLLVEGPAGVGKTELARAVAATTGSELVRLQCYEGVDEARALYEWNHAKQILRIQAGQNATGGDWDQTKMDVFSEEFLLTRPLLTAIKRTDPTVLLVDETDKADIEIEGLLLEVLSDFAVTVPELGTITAERPPFVVLTSNATRELSEALKRRCLFLHIDFPDPDLERRILLSRVPELPEHIAGELVRIIGVMRGMQLKKVPSVAETIDWGRTVLALGLDTVDDEMIAATLGVVLKHQSDQQRAAGELRLN encoded by the coding sequence ATGAGCGTGCCCGCTCGCCCCGCTCCGTTGTTCGCCGACATCGACGATGTCGCGCGGCGCCTGGCGGAAACCGGCTACCTGCCCGACACTGCCACCGCGACAGCGGTTTTCCTCGCCGACCGGCTCGGTAAGCCGCTGTTGGTGGAAGGGCCGGCGGGCGTCGGCAAGACCGAGCTGGCCCGCGCCGTCGCGGCGACCACCGGCTCCGAACTGGTGCGGCTGCAGTGCTACGAGGGTGTCGACGAAGCCCGGGCGCTCTACGAGTGGAATCACGCCAAGCAGATCCTGCGGATCCAGGCCGGGCAGAACGCCACCGGTGGCGACTGGGACCAGACCAAGATGGACGTGTTCAGCGAGGAGTTCCTGCTGACCCGGCCGCTGCTGACCGCGATCAAGCGCACCGACCCGACCGTGCTGCTCGTCGACGAGACCGACAAGGCCGACATCGAGATCGAGGGTCTGCTGTTGGAGGTGCTGTCCGACTTCGCGGTCACCGTCCCCGAACTCGGCACGATCACCGCCGAGCGGCCGCCGTTCGTGGTGCTCACCTCGAACGCCACGCGTGAGCTCTCCGAGGCGCTCAAGCGGCGCTGCCTGTTCCTGCACATCGATTTCCCGGATCCGGATCTGGAGCGCCGCATCCTGTTGTCGCGGGTGCCCGAGCTGCCCGAGCACATCGCAGGAGAACTGGTGCGGATCATCGGCGTGATGCGCGGCATGCAGCTCAAGAAGGTGCCGTCGGTCGCCGAGACCATCGACTGGGGCCGCACCGTGCTGGCGCTGGGCCTGGACACCGTCGATGACGAGATGATCGCCGCCACCCTCGGCGTGGTGCTCAAACACCAGTCCGACCAGCAGCGCGCGGCCGGCGAGCTCAGGCTGAACTGA
- a CDS encoding ribokinase: protein MAASRVCVVGSINADQTFVVNNLPRPGQTVLASSLTSSPGGKGGNQAVAAARSGADVALVAAVGDDAAATTLREHLRVNGVGTDAVTSLPGSSGSAAILVDTVGENCIVVSPGANARLEVDSEAARSAIVWSEVTLIQLEIPVTTAIAAARLARAAGAVVMLNASPPGTAAHQLLALSELVDVVVVNESEAAEWHWPVRHLVITRGSRGASYLGADERFDVPAPTVRALDTAGAGDVFAGVLAAGWTTGHEPALRRACAAGALATLVRGAGNCAPSAVDIDAVLTH, encoded by the coding sequence ATGGCGGCTTCGCGTGTGTGCGTGGTTGGGAGTATCAACGCTGACCAGACGTTCGTCGTAAACAATCTGCCTCGTCCCGGCCAGACCGTGCTGGCCTCGTCGCTCACGTCGTCGCCCGGCGGCAAGGGCGGCAACCAGGCGGTGGCGGCCGCGCGCTCCGGTGCCGACGTCGCGCTGGTGGCAGCGGTCGGTGACGATGCCGCCGCAACCACCCTGCGGGAGCACCTCCGGGTCAACGGGGTCGGGACCGACGCGGTGACATCGTTGCCCGGATCGAGCGGGTCGGCAGCGATCCTGGTCGACACCGTCGGGGAGAACTGCATCGTGGTGTCGCCGGGCGCCAACGCCCGACTCGAGGTGGACTCCGAGGCGGCCCGCTCGGCCATCGTGTGGAGCGAGGTCACCCTGATCCAGTTGGAAATCCCGGTGACGACGGCGATCGCGGCGGCCAGGCTCGCGCGCGCGGCCGGCGCCGTCGTGATGCTCAATGCCTCACCGCCCGGCACCGCCGCACACCAACTGCTGGCCCTGTCCGAGCTGGTGGACGTGGTGGTGGTGAACGAGTCCGAGGCGGCCGAGTGGCATTGGCCGGTGCGCCACCTGGTGATCACCCGGGGCTCGCGCGGGGCCAGTTACCTCGGCGCTGACGAACGCTTCGACGTGCCGGCGCCGACGGTGCGCGCCCTGGACACCGCCGGGGCCGGTGACGTGTTCGCCGGTGTGCTGGCCGCCGGATGGACCACGGGCCACGAGCCGGCCCTGCGGCGTGCCTGTGCGGCCGGAGCCCTGGCCACCTTGGTCCGCGGGGCCGGCAACTGCGCCCCCTCGGCGGTGGACATCGATGCCGTCCTGACGCACTGA
- a CDS encoding glutamate-5-semialdehyde dehydrogenase yields MSVQTPPVSAPPHDLREQVHEAARRARVAARVLGTLSAETKNRALHAAADSVLAHVHEVLAANAADLDAAREAGTPEAMLDRLALNPQRIDGIAAGLRQVAGLPDPVGEVLRGRTLPNGLQLRQQRVPLGVVGMVYEGRPNVTVDAFGLTLKSGNAALLRGSSSAARSNQALVTALRSALASVGLPTDAVHLLPSHDRASVTHLIQARGLVDVVIPRGGSGLIEAVVRDAQVPTIETGVGNCHVYVHSSADIDLACKILLNSKTRRPSVCNAAETLLVDKALEASALPRLTTALREAGVTVHADPTDEELHTEFLSMDIAVALVDGVDGAIAHINEYGTGHTEAIVTTDLAAAQRFTEQVDAAAVMVNASTAFTDGEQFGFGAEIGISTQKLHARGPMGLPELTSTKWIVWGDGQTRPA; encoded by the coding sequence ATGAGCGTGCAGACACCGCCCGTCAGCGCCCCGCCGCACGACCTGCGCGAGCAGGTGCACGAGGCCGCGCGCCGGGCCCGCGTCGCGGCCCGAGTTCTGGGCACCCTGAGCGCCGAGACCAAGAACCGTGCGCTGCACGCCGCCGCCGACAGCGTGCTGGCCCACGTCCACGAGGTCCTGGCCGCCAATGCCGCCGATCTTGATGCCGCCAGGGAGGCGGGCACCCCCGAGGCGATGCTCGACCGCCTGGCACTCAACCCGCAGCGGATCGACGGCATCGCCGCCGGGCTGCGCCAGGTCGCCGGGCTGCCCGACCCGGTCGGCGAGGTGCTGCGTGGCCGCACCCTGCCCAACGGTCTGCAGCTGCGCCAGCAGCGGGTGCCGCTCGGCGTGGTCGGCATGGTCTACGAGGGCCGGCCCAACGTCACCGTGGACGCGTTCGGACTCACGCTCAAATCCGGCAATGCAGCGCTGCTACGCGGCAGCTCGTCCGCGGCCCGGTCCAACCAGGCTCTGGTGACGGCGCTGCGTTCGGCGCTGGCCTCGGTCGGGTTGCCGACCGACGCGGTGCACTTGCTGCCCAGCCATGACCGTGCCAGCGTGACCCACCTGATCCAGGCCCGCGGCCTGGTCGACGTGGTGATCCCGCGCGGGGGATCCGGCCTGATCGAGGCCGTGGTGCGTGACGCGCAGGTGCCCACGATCGAGACCGGTGTGGGCAATTGCCATGTGTACGTTCACTCCTCGGCTGACATCGACCTGGCCTGCAAGATCCTGCTGAACTCCAAGACCCGGCGTCCCAGCGTCTGCAATGCCGCCGAGACCCTGCTGGTGGACAAGGCACTTGAGGCGAGCGCGCTGCCGCGGCTGACCACCGCGCTGCGTGAGGCCGGTGTCACCGTGCACGCCGATCCCACCGACGAGGAGCTGCACACCGAGTTCCTCTCGATGGACATCGCCGTCGCCCTGGTGGACGGCGTCGACGGGGCCATCGCGCACATCAACGAGTACGGCACCGGGCACACCGAGGCCATCGTGACAACGGATCTTGCTGCGGCTCAGCGTTTCACCGAACAGGTGGATGCGGCCGCGGTGATGGTCAACGCGTCCACCGCGTTCACCGACGGAGAGCAGTTCGGTTTCGGCGCAGAGATCGGCATCTCCACCCAGAAGCTGCATGCCCGCGGACCGATGGGCCTGCCCGAACTGACCTCGACCAAATGGATCGTGTGGGGAGACGGTCAGACCCGCCCGGCCTAG